From the Neoarius graeffei isolate fNeoGra1 chromosome 1, fNeoGra1.pri, whole genome shotgun sequence genome, one window contains:
- the LOC132899761 gene encoding E3 ubiquitin-protein ligase TRIM39-like isoform X1: protein MRNRPFINPYKGSKHRRKKMAESSSPAKDRRRRSREEPHSLFSGDSSSFLSEEQLLCLICLDVFTDPVTTPCGHNFCKSCLTQCWEKSQHCHCPLCKEKFTKKPELKINTTLREVADLFKKKSGSDKPQVLCDACTGEKLKALKSCLDCSASLCKTHLELHNYVPKLKKHKLINPVENLEDYICQKHERPLELFCRDDQTCVCQFCTEGDHKNHNTVPIEKESGERKTQLGKTQTDVQQMIQDRLKKIQEIKHSVELSKRSTEKEKADSVEVFTALIRSIERSQAELLEVMEEKQRAAERQAEGLIKELEQEITVLKRRDTELEQLSHTEEHLHLLQIYSSVCSPPHTKNWTEISINTDLSGDTVRTALYQLQQILNEKLDDKLKEAVSTELKRIQQYAVDVTLDPDTAHPKLILSADGKQVTHGDERQKLTDTPQRFNCYVCVLGKQSFSSGRFYYEVQVRGKTKWDLGVVRENINRKGWITWKPQNGLWTVGLGKKNQYEANADLCVPLPLREKVETVGVFVDYEEGLVSFYDVKSRSHIYSFTGQSFTQKLYPFFCPSLNEGGKNSAPLIISPVLKTE, encoded by the exons tttctggtgactccagcagtTTCCTGTCTGAAGAGCAGCTGCTGTGTTTGATCTGTCTGGATGTGTTCACTGATCCAGTCACCACTCCATGTGGACACAACTTCTGTAAGAGCTGCCTTACACAGTGCTGGGAGAAGAGTCAACACTGTCACTGTCCATTATGTAAAGAGAAATTCACCAAGAAACCTGAACTGAAGATTAATACAACACTGAGAGAGGTTGCAGATCTCTTCAAGAAGAAAAGTGGTTCTGACAAACCTCAGGTTCTTTGTGATGCCTGCACTGGAGAGAAGCTGAAGGCCCTGAAATCCTGTCTGGATTGTTCTGCAAGTTTGTGTAAAACTCATCTCGAGCTTCATAATTATGTACCCAAACTTAAGAAACACAAATTAATAAACCctgtggagaacctggaggactacATATGTCAGAAACATGAGAGACCCCTAGAACTGTTCTGTAGAGATGATCAGacgtgtgtgtgtcagttctgcACTGAAGGAGACCACAAGAATCACAACACTGTTCCTATAGAGAAGGAGAGCGGAGAGAGGAAG ACTCAGCTGGGGAAAACACAGACAGATGTGCAGCAGATGATTCAGGACCGACTGAAGAAGATCCAAGAGATCAAACACTCAGTCGAGCTCAGCAAA AGAAgcacagagaaagagaaagcagACAGTGTTGAAGTCTTCACTGCTCTGATTCGCTCCATTGAGAGAAGTCAGGCTGAGCTGCTCgaggtgatggaggagaagcAGAGAGCAGCAGAGAGGCAGGCTGAAGGACTCATTAAAGAGCTGGAGCAGGAAATCACTGTGCTAAAGAGGAGagacactgagctggagcagctctcACACACTGAGGAGCATCTCCACCTCCTACAG ATTTACTCCTCCGTGTGCAGCCCTCCACACACCAAGAACTGGACTGAGATCAGTATTAACACTGATCTGAGTGGGGACACTGTGAGGACAGCTCTGTATCAGCTTCAGCAGATTCTGAATGAGAAACTCGATGACAAGTTAAAGGAAGCAG TTTCCACAGAACTGAAGAGGATTCAGCAGTATGCAG tgGATGTGACTCTGGATCCTGATACAGCTCATCCCAAACTCATCCTGTCTGCTGATGGAAAACAAGTGACACATGGAGATGAGCGGCAGAAACTCACTGATACACCACAGAGGTTTAATTGTTATGTCTGTGTTCTGGGAAAGCAGAGTTTCTCCTCAGGGAGATTTTATTATGAGGTGCAGGTCAGAGGGAAAACTAAGTGGGATTTAGGAGTTGTGAGAGAGAACATTAACAGGAAGGGGTGGATTACATGGAAACCTCAGAATGGATTGTGGACTGTGGGACTGGGGAAGAAGAATCAGTATGAGGCTAATGCTGATCTCTGTGTTCCCCTCCCACTGAGAGagaaggtggagacggtgggggtgTTTGTGGATTATGAGGAGGGTCTGGTCTCCTTTTATGATGTGAAGTCCAGATCTCATATCTACTCTTTCACTGGTCAGTCTTTCACTCAGAAACTCTATCCATTCTTCTGTCCTTCTTTAAATGAAGGAGGTAAAAATTCAGCCCCACTGATCATCTCTCCTGTATTAAAGACTGAATGA
- the LOC132899761 gene encoding E3 ubiquitin-protein ligase TRIM39-like isoform X2, with amino-acid sequence MAESSSPAKDRRRRSREEPHSLFSGDSSSFLSEEQLLCLICLDVFTDPVTTPCGHNFCKSCLTQCWEKSQHCHCPLCKEKFTKKPELKINTTLREVADLFKKKSGSDKPQVLCDACTGEKLKALKSCLDCSASLCKTHLELHNYVPKLKKHKLINPVENLEDYICQKHERPLELFCRDDQTCVCQFCTEGDHKNHNTVPIEKESGERKTQLGKTQTDVQQMIQDRLKKIQEIKHSVELSKRSTEKEKADSVEVFTALIRSIERSQAELLEVMEEKQRAAERQAEGLIKELEQEITVLKRRDTELEQLSHTEEHLHLLQIYSSVCSPPHTKNWTEISINTDLSGDTVRTALYQLQQILNEKLDDKLKEAVSTELKRIQQYAVDVTLDPDTAHPKLILSADGKQVTHGDERQKLTDTPQRFNCYVCVLGKQSFSSGRFYYEVQVRGKTKWDLGVVRENINRKGWITWKPQNGLWTVGLGKKNQYEANADLCVPLPLREKVETVGVFVDYEEGLVSFYDVKSRSHIYSFTGQSFTQKLYPFFCPSLNEGGKNSAPLIISPVLKTE; translated from the exons tttctggtgactccagcagtTTCCTGTCTGAAGAGCAGCTGCTGTGTTTGATCTGTCTGGATGTGTTCACTGATCCAGTCACCACTCCATGTGGACACAACTTCTGTAAGAGCTGCCTTACACAGTGCTGGGAGAAGAGTCAACACTGTCACTGTCCATTATGTAAAGAGAAATTCACCAAGAAACCTGAACTGAAGATTAATACAACACTGAGAGAGGTTGCAGATCTCTTCAAGAAGAAAAGTGGTTCTGACAAACCTCAGGTTCTTTGTGATGCCTGCACTGGAGAGAAGCTGAAGGCCCTGAAATCCTGTCTGGATTGTTCTGCAAGTTTGTGTAAAACTCATCTCGAGCTTCATAATTATGTACCCAAACTTAAGAAACACAAATTAATAAACCctgtggagaacctggaggactacATATGTCAGAAACATGAGAGACCCCTAGAACTGTTCTGTAGAGATGATCAGacgtgtgtgtgtcagttctgcACTGAAGGAGACCACAAGAATCACAACACTGTTCCTATAGAGAAGGAGAGCGGAGAGAGGAAG ACTCAGCTGGGGAAAACACAGACAGATGTGCAGCAGATGATTCAGGACCGACTGAAGAAGATCCAAGAGATCAAACACTCAGTCGAGCTCAGCAAA AGAAgcacagagaaagagaaagcagACAGTGTTGAAGTCTTCACTGCTCTGATTCGCTCCATTGAGAGAAGTCAGGCTGAGCTGCTCgaggtgatggaggagaagcAGAGAGCAGCAGAGAGGCAGGCTGAAGGACTCATTAAAGAGCTGGAGCAGGAAATCACTGTGCTAAAGAGGAGagacactgagctggagcagctctcACACACTGAGGAGCATCTCCACCTCCTACAG ATTTACTCCTCCGTGTGCAGCCCTCCACACACCAAGAACTGGACTGAGATCAGTATTAACACTGATCTGAGTGGGGACACTGTGAGGACAGCTCTGTATCAGCTTCAGCAGATTCTGAATGAGAAACTCGATGACAAGTTAAAGGAAGCAG TTTCCACAGAACTGAAGAGGATTCAGCAGTATGCAG tgGATGTGACTCTGGATCCTGATACAGCTCATCCCAAACTCATCCTGTCTGCTGATGGAAAACAAGTGACACATGGAGATGAGCGGCAGAAACTCACTGATACACCACAGAGGTTTAATTGTTATGTCTGTGTTCTGGGAAAGCAGAGTTTCTCCTCAGGGAGATTTTATTATGAGGTGCAGGTCAGAGGGAAAACTAAGTGGGATTTAGGAGTTGTGAGAGAGAACATTAACAGGAAGGGGTGGATTACATGGAAACCTCAGAATGGATTGTGGACTGTGGGACTGGGGAAGAAGAATCAGTATGAGGCTAATGCTGATCTCTGTGTTCCCCTCCCACTGAGAGagaaggtggagacggtgggggtgTTTGTGGATTATGAGGAGGGTCTGGTCTCCTTTTATGATGTGAAGTCCAGATCTCATATCTACTCTTTCACTGGTCAGTCTTTCACTCAGAAACTCTATCCATTCTTCTGTCCTTCTTTAAATGAAGGAGGTAAAAATTCAGCCCCACTGATCATCTCTCCTGTATTAAAGACTGAATGA